One Triticum dicoccoides isolate Atlit2015 ecotype Zavitan chromosome 4B, WEW_v2.0, whole genome shotgun sequence genomic window carries:
- the LOC119292533 gene encoding uncharacterized protein LOC119292533, which yields MWNAQRNARVEDDHTPDNDEGAYLRHLEWLRKEYRVILKGAWTRADCLEVMPSEAADGAFNNSIRETIGSHLDYGPLHDRVGTELWRCINDSNVVLGRPPGRETDGLIRSTLQVRGLFNMNIYFISCELFLHIYMSMPLPLQKVVNRCRTLAALLSCHGGSSTDVRARAQYKMDVLSSTRPSSSQARSSSACPSSSRARIDEQEDEEEETDFDADPDYVELGASQMEDAPQPTQPSQPSQEARRVSSRNIRRPGWQNTPEGYVNRGNMAAKRGKK from the exons ATGTGGAATGCTCAGAGGAATGCCCGAGTTGAAGATGATCACACACCTGACAACGACGAGGGGGCATATTTAAGGCATTTGGAGTGGCTTCGCAAAGAGTACAGAGTTATCCTTAAGGGTGCTTGGACTCGTGCCGATTGTTTGGAAGTAATGCCAAGTGAGGCTGCTGATGGTGCATTCAACAACTCTATTAGGGAGACCATTGGATCGCACCTAGATTATGGCCCTCTGCATGACCGAGTG GGCACGGAGctatggagatgtatcaatgataGTAATGTGGTGCTTGGCCGCCCACCTGGTAGAGAAACGGACGGTCTCATTAGGAGTACTCTACAGGTTAGAGGCCTTTTTAATATGAACATTTATTTTATATCATGTGAACTATTTTTGCATATTTACATGTCAATGCCTTTGCCTCTGCAGAAGGTTGTGAATCGTTGCCGAACACTAGCCGCTTTACTCTCTTGCCATGGAGGTTCATCAACGGATGTGCGTGCACGTGCTCAGTATAAAATGGATGTTCTTTCTTCCACTCGTCCATCTTCGAGTCAAGCACGTTCTTCTTCCGCTTGTCCTTCTTCCAGCCGAGCACGGATTGATGAacaggaagatgaagaggaggagacaGACTTCGATGCGGATCCGGACTATGTGGAGCTTGGGGCTTCGCAGATGGAAGATGCTCCACAACCAACTCAACCTTCTCAGCCTTCTCAAGAAGCACGCCGAGTTAGCTCAAGGAACATCCGACGTCCTGGATGGCAGAACACTCCAGAGGGCTACGTCAACAGGGGGAACATGGCTGCGAAAAGAGGCAAGAAGTGA